One genomic segment of Natrononativus amylolyticus includes these proteins:
- a CDS encoding HIT family protein gives MEQVFAPWRIEWIRREKKNPKVEECVFCELPNWENDRENLLVARNDHAFVLLNNAPYNPGHAMVIPFHHTGDYTDLTDEELLGHARLKQRTLEALEAAFEPAGFNAGLNLGGGAAGGSIDDHLHTHVVPRWQGDTNFMPIVSDTTVIVEALEETYDQLHEAFAAQEGATVPDDRSSVRFDAP, from the coding sequence ATGGAGCAGGTGTTCGCCCCGTGGCGCATCGAGTGGATCAGGCGCGAGAAGAAGAATCCGAAGGTCGAGGAGTGCGTCTTCTGTGAGCTTCCGAACTGGGAGAACGACCGAGAGAACCTGCTGGTCGCCCGAAACGACCACGCCTTCGTCCTGCTGAACAACGCACCGTACAACCCTGGCCACGCCATGGTGATCCCCTTCCACCACACGGGCGACTACACCGACCTGACCGACGAGGAACTGTTGGGTCACGCACGGCTGAAACAGCGGACCCTCGAGGCGCTCGAGGCCGCATTCGAGCCCGCGGGATTCAACGCAGGGTTGAACCTCGGCGGTGGTGCCGCGGGCGGCTCGATCGACGACCACCTCCATACCCACGTCGTCCCGCGCTGGCAGGGCGACACGAACTTCATGCCCATCGTCAGCGACACGACGGTGATCGTCGAGGCGCTCGAGGAGACCTACGACCAGTTACACGAGGCGTTCGCCGCACAGGAGGGAGCCACCGTTCCGGACGACCGAAGTTCGGTCCGGTTCGACGCCCCGTGA
- the map gene encoding type II methionyl aminopeptidase — protein sequence MADTEVDLEAEKYEKHREAGAILAQVREETADRVEVGASHLEVAEYAEDRIRELGGKPAFPVNISIDEEAAHATPSIDDESTFGEEMINLDIGVHIDGWLADTAITVDLSGNPELAEAPEQALEAAIDVIEPGVDTGDIGAEIEDVIKGYGFNPVVNLTGHGLGHWEQHTSPNIPNRAVSQGTTLEVGDVVAIEPFATDGGGKVTEGASEEIYSLEREGSVRNRQAREALSQITEEFRTLPFATRWLETDRPEVALRRLKRQNIVHGYPVLKEGDGFLVSQKEHTVIVTPDGCEVTTA from the coding sequence ATGGCTGACACCGAGGTCGACCTCGAGGCAGAGAAGTACGAGAAACACCGCGAGGCGGGGGCGATCCTCGCACAGGTCCGCGAGGAGACGGCCGATCGCGTCGAGGTCGGCGCGAGCCACCTCGAGGTCGCCGAGTACGCCGAAGACCGCATCCGGGAACTCGGCGGTAAACCCGCGTTTCCGGTCAACATCTCGATCGACGAGGAGGCCGCCCACGCGACGCCGTCGATCGACGACGAGTCGACGTTCGGCGAGGAGATGATCAACTTGGACATCGGCGTCCACATCGACGGCTGGCTCGCCGACACCGCGATCACGGTCGACCTCTCGGGTAACCCGGAGCTCGCGGAGGCGCCCGAACAGGCCCTCGAGGCCGCGATCGACGTCATCGAACCCGGCGTCGACACCGGCGACATCGGCGCGGAGATCGAGGACGTGATCAAGGGATACGGCTTCAACCCCGTCGTCAACCTCACGGGTCACGGACTGGGACACTGGGAACAGCACACGAGCCCGAACATCCCGAACCGGGCCGTCTCGCAGGGGACGACCCTCGAGGTCGGCGACGTGGTCGCCATCGAGCCGTTCGCGACCGACGGCGGCGGCAAGGTCACCGAGGGCGCCAGCGAGGAGATCTACTCCCTCGAGCGCGAGGGGTCGGTCCGCAACCGGCAGGCTCGGGAGGCGCTCTCTCAGATCACCGAGGAATTTCGCACGCTACCGTTCGCGACCCGCTGGCTCGAGACCGACCGCCCGGAGGTGGCGCTGCGCCGGCTCAAACGCCAGAACATCGTCCACGGCTACCCGGTGCTCAAGGAGGGCGACGGCTTCCTCGTGAGCCAGAAAGAACACACCGTCATCGTCACCCCCGACGGCTGTGAAGTGACGACCGCCTGA
- a CDS encoding isoaspartyl peptidase/L-asparaginase, with protein sequence MQVIVHGGAGGEPEEPEARLDVLEEAANVGAGESTPVDAVEAAVTVLESSPRFNAGVGGAVQSDGVIRTDAGIMTDDRSVGAVCSMPGVEHAVSAARVVMEETPHVFLAGERAVALAESYGVETDVDLWSERTREKWDALEPPAGGPRSQLEWIREEFGRTDPGGRSGESAATPGVGDEMDHDTVGAVAFDGEALAAATSTGGRWLALAGRVGDVPQVGSGYYCSPAAGVSATGAGEDIARVTLSRRVARHVERGLSAQAATDLAIEEFAELTGSTAGVIAIDARGTLGSSYNSAMMQTARAEK encoded by the coding sequence ATGCAGGTAATCGTTCACGGCGGTGCCGGTGGCGAGCCCGAGGAGCCGGAGGCAAGACTGGACGTGCTCGAGGAGGCCGCGAACGTCGGCGCGGGCGAATCGACCCCGGTCGACGCCGTCGAGGCCGCGGTCACGGTACTCGAGTCCTCGCCCCGGTTCAACGCGGGCGTCGGCGGAGCGGTTCAGAGTGACGGCGTGATCCGAACGGACGCGGGAATCATGACCGACGACCGGTCGGTCGGCGCGGTCTGTTCGATGCCGGGCGTCGAGCACGCGGTCAGCGCGGCGCGCGTCGTCATGGAGGAGACGCCGCACGTGTTCCTCGCGGGCGAACGCGCGGTCGCGCTCGCCGAAAGTTACGGGGTCGAGACGGACGTCGACCTCTGGTCGGAACGAACCCGCGAGAAGTGGGACGCCCTGGAGCCGCCGGCGGGCGGCCCCCGGAGCCAACTCGAGTGGATCCGCGAGGAGTTCGGGCGAACGGACCCGGGCGGCCGTTCCGGGGAATCGGCCGCGACGCCGGGCGTCGGCGACGAAATGGATCACGACACGGTCGGCGCCGTCGCGTTCGACGGCGAGGCGCTTGCTGCGGCGACCTCGACCGGCGGCCGCTGGCTCGCGCTGGCCGGCCGCGTCGGCGACGTCCCGCAGGTCGGCTCGGGCTACTACTGCTCGCCGGCCGCCGGCGTCAGCGCGACCGGCGCCGGCGAGGACATCGCCCGCGTCACGCTCTCGAGGCGCGTCGCCCGCCACGTCGAACGCGGCCTCTCCGCGCAGGCGGCGACGGATCTCGCGATCGAGGAGTTCGCGGAGCTGACCGGCTCGACGGCGGGCGTCATCGCGATCGACGCCCGCGGGACGCTCGGCTCGTCGTACAACAGCGCGATGATGCAGACCGCTCGCGCCGAGAAGTAG
- the icd gene encoding isocitrate dehydrogenase (NADP(+)): MSYDYDQVEVPAEGEKITLEEGSDTALEVPDNPIIPIIYGDGVGSDVGPAAQKVLDAAAEATGRGISWMRVYAGESARERYDENLPDDTVEAIKEHRVAIKGPLTTPVGSGFRSLNVGLRKLLDLYANVRPTYHLEGVPSPVSEPEQMDMVTFRENTEDVYAGIEWEQGTDEVEQVKEFVEGEMGFDDVIHDGPVGIGVKPITEFGTKRLVREAIDYALEHDRDSVTLVHKGNIMKFTEGQFRDWGYEVAEEEYGDEVITEDTLWEERDGEAPEDAVVVNDRIADNMLQQLLTRTDQYDVIATMNLNGDYMSDAAGAQIGGLGIAPGGNFGEGRMLAEPVHGSAPKYEGQDKVNPTAMILSGRMMLEYMGWTDAADLVRDAVEETISSGKVTYDLERQLEDAEKLATSEYADEVVSNIEKLS; the protein is encoded by the coding sequence ATGAGCTACGATTACGATCAGGTCGAGGTACCCGCCGAAGGGGAGAAAATCACGCTCGAGGAGGGGTCGGACACCGCCCTCGAGGTGCCCGACAACCCGATTATTCCGATCATCTACGGTGACGGCGTCGGCAGCGACGTCGGCCCGGCAGCACAGAAGGTCCTCGACGCCGCCGCCGAGGCGACCGGCCGCGGGATCAGCTGGATGCGCGTCTACGCCGGCGAGTCCGCCCGCGAGCGCTACGACGAGAACCTGCCCGACGACACCGTCGAGGCCATCAAGGAACACCGCGTCGCGATCAAGGGGCCGCTGACGACCCCCGTCGGTTCCGGCTTTCGCTCGCTGAACGTCGGCCTGCGCAAACTGCTCGACCTCTACGCGAACGTTCGCCCGACCTACCACCTGGAGGGCGTTCCCTCGCCGGTTTCCGAACCCGAGCAGATGGACATGGTCACCTTCCGCGAGAACACGGAGGACGTCTACGCCGGCATCGAGTGGGAGCAGGGAACCGACGAGGTCGAGCAGGTAAAGGAGTTCGTCGAGGGTGAGATGGGCTTCGACGACGTCATCCACGACGGCCCCGTCGGCATCGGCGTCAAGCCGATCACCGAGTTCGGGACGAAGCGACTCGTCCGCGAGGCCATCGACTACGCCTTAGAGCACGACCGCGACTCGGTCACGCTGGTCCACAAGGGCAACATCATGAAGTTCACCGAGGGCCAGTTCCGCGACTGGGGCTACGAGGTCGCCGAAGAGGAGTACGGCGACGAGGTCATCACCGAGGACACCCTCTGGGAGGAGCGCGACGGCGAAGCACCGGAGGATGCGGTGGTCGTCAACGACCGCATCGCGGACAACATGCTCCAGCAGCTGCTGACGCGAACCGACCAGTACGACGTCATCGCGACGATGAACCTGAACGGCGACTACATGTCCGACGCCGCCGGCGCCCAGATCGGCGGCCTCGGCATCGCCCCCGGCGGCAACTTCGGCGAGGGCCGCATGCTCGCCGAACCCGTCCACGGCTCCGCGCCCAAGTACGAGGGTCAGGACAAGGTCAACCCGACCGCGATGATCCTCTCGGGGCGCATGATGCTCGAGTACATGGGCTGGACCGACGCCGCCGACCTCGTCCGCGACGCCGTCGAGGAGACCATCTCCTCGGGCAAAGTTACGTACGACCTCGAACGGCAGCTCGAGGACGCGGAGAAGCTCGCCACGAGCGAGTACGCCGACGAAGTCGTCTCGAATATCGAGAAACTCTCGTAG
- a CDS encoding trimeric intracellular cation channel family protein encodes MNTVGLVAFALVGATKAIREEFDLFGVAVVGLATAFAGGVTRDILVGRVPLALRSADEITLGLLGVGLALGVSALLANADEHPIAQVSDAVGLAAFATAGAIVAVETGVSGFGVVAIATINAVGGGAVADVLLNRSPFVLLEDVYASCAVLGGAAYWLAVTAGTTGSAAAAACAAVTVGTRLAAVSRGWSLPTAQALGLARKRVDDTR; translated from the coding sequence ATGAACACGGTCGGGCTGGTCGCCTTCGCGTTAGTCGGGGCGACCAAGGCGATCCGCGAGGAGTTCGACCTGTTCGGCGTCGCGGTCGTCGGGCTCGCGACGGCGTTCGCCGGCGGCGTGACCCGCGATATTCTCGTCGGTCGCGTCCCGCTGGCGCTCAGATCTGCAGACGAGATCACCCTCGGACTGCTCGGCGTCGGTCTGGCGCTCGGGGTGAGCGCGCTCCTCGCAAACGCGGACGAACACCCGATCGCGCAGGTCTCCGACGCCGTCGGGCTCGCGGCGTTCGCCACGGCGGGCGCGATCGTCGCGGTCGAAACCGGCGTCTCGGGATTCGGCGTCGTCGCCATCGCGACCATCAACGCGGTCGGCGGGGGCGCGGTGGCGGACGTCCTGTTGAACCGCTCGCCGTTCGTCCTGCTCGAGGACGTCTACGCGAGCTGTGCGGTGCTGGGCGGCGCCGCCTACTGGCTGGCGGTAACCGCAGGCACGACGGGGAGCGCCGCCGCCGCGGCGTGTGCAGCGGTGACGGTCGGGACGCGGCTCGCGGCGGTCTCTCGCGGCTGGTCGCTGCCGACGGCACAGGCCCTGGGGCTCGCGCGAAAGCGGGTCGACGACACCCGGTAG
- a CDS encoding bile acid:sodium symporter family protein, protein MVDVTVDALVDLATTVFVLSTMLAMGLELSAGQLRRALGRRGLMARSLLANLVLVPLVAYALVLAVPMETGYAVGILLLAVAPGAPFGPKLAEISDSDLAYASGLMAVLGIVSVVTIPVTMALLMPGGVSVDPLGIAQLVVAVQLVPLLVGLGLEARTSRLADRLLPVARRVSDVTFVFLLVLLLAVYHGEMLSLVGTGALFVSVIVTVAALLLGYSLGGAGRETREVLATTTAVRNAAIALFIATTSFVDPDVLTTVLAFSFVGVVISGLLAGGWRRRTGRRRVPS, encoded by the coding sequence ATGGTGGACGTCACAGTCGATGCGCTGGTCGATCTCGCGACGACCGTCTTCGTGCTCTCGACGATGCTCGCGATGGGTCTCGAGCTGTCGGCCGGGCAGCTGCGTCGCGCTCTCGGTCGGCGCGGGCTCATGGCGAGGTCACTGTTGGCGAACCTCGTCCTCGTCCCGCTGGTGGCGTACGCGCTCGTCCTCGCCGTTCCGATGGAGACCGGGTACGCGGTGGGAATACTGCTACTCGCCGTGGCGCCGGGCGCGCCGTTCGGCCCCAAGCTCGCCGAAATCTCGGACAGCGATCTCGCGTACGCGAGCGGGCTGATGGCCGTGCTGGGAATCGTTTCCGTGGTGACGATTCCGGTGACGATGGCGCTGCTCATGCCCGGCGGCGTGAGCGTCGATCCCCTCGGGATCGCACAGCTGGTCGTCGCCGTCCAGCTCGTTCCGCTGCTCGTTGGACTCGGACTCGAGGCCCGAACGTCGCGCCTTGCCGACCGGCTCCTCCCGGTCGCGCGTCGCGTCTCGGACGTCACCTTCGTCTTCTTGCTCGTTCTCCTGCTGGCAGTCTACCACGGAGAGATGCTCTCGCTCGTCGGCACGGGAGCACTGTTCGTCTCGGTGATCGTTACCGTGGCGGCGTTACTGTTGGGATACTCCCTCGGAGGTGCTGGCCGGGAGACGCGCGAGGTTCTCGCGACCACGACCGCCGTCAGAAACGCGGCGATCGCGCTGTTCATCGCGACGACCAGCTTCGTGGATCCGGACGTCCTCACGACGGTCCTCGCCTTCTCGTTCGTCGGCGTCGTGATCTCGGGGCTGCTCGCCGGCGGGTGGCGCCGGCGTACGGGGCGGCGACGCGTGCCGTCGTAA
- a CDS encoding winged helix-turn-helix domain-containing protein, which produces MAGAPDSDAGRREERSLLPDHSILPLEAYLEMQRSIGNEHRFRILNALVEGGDMSATELREALDLRGNTLHYHLEELVDVGLVENRKRKTTDSRGLYSYYRASAMGEAILEHGIRELLRREWESLEEYGG; this is translated from the coding sequence ATGGCAGGCGCACCCGACAGCGACGCCGGTCGCCGCGAGGAGCGGTCGCTGCTTCCCGACCACAGCATCCTCCCGCTCGAGGCCTACCTCGAGATGCAACGGTCCATCGGGAACGAACACCGGTTTCGCATCCTGAACGCGCTCGTCGAGGGGGGCGACATGAGCGCGACCGAACTCCGGGAGGCGCTCGACCTGCGGGGGAACACGCTCCACTACCACCTCGAGGAACTGGTCGACGTGGGCCTCGTCGAGAATCGGAAGCGGAAGACGACCGACAGCCGCGGCCTGTACTCCTACTACCGGGCGAGCGCCATGGGCGAAGCGATCCTCGAACACGGTATCCGCGAACTGCTCCGGCGGGAGTGGGAGTCCCTCGAGGAGTACGGCGGGTGA
- a CDS encoding DUF7509 family protein: protein MRDRLLDELAPVPRHEFLVYVMGPYKSTGPDENEALFDLLVTVRDRLRTESGVNAFLAVDPEIPLEEVDAATQSIAFARASNAVVFVLPFDGDNLGVGVEVGSVLEDIYQSDDTNRAERIVLIHEEGVRSAMLGGVTRRWDATVYAYADADELLLRAKEFVGNVVSRESTGDLPRLE from the coding sequence ATGCGCGACCGGTTGCTCGACGAACTCGCCCCCGTCCCCCGCCACGAGTTCCTCGTCTACGTCATGGGACCGTACAAGTCGACCGGCCCCGACGAGAACGAGGCGCTGTTCGACCTCCTCGTGACGGTTCGCGACCGTTTGCGGACCGAATCCGGCGTCAACGCCTTCCTCGCGGTCGACCCGGAGATCCCGCTCGAGGAGGTCGACGCCGCCACCCAGAGCATCGCGTTCGCCCGCGCGAGCAACGCGGTCGTCTTCGTGTTGCCCTTCGACGGCGACAATCTGGGCGTCGGCGTCGAGGTCGGCTCGGTGCTCGAGGACATCTACCAGTCCGACGACACGAACCGCGCCGAGCGAATCGTGCTGATCCACGAGGAGGGGGTCCGAAGCGCGATGCTCGGGGGCGTGACCCGGCGCTGGGACGCGACGGTGTACGCGTACGCGGACGCGGACGAACTCCTCCTGCGAGCGAAGGAGTTCGTCGGGAACGTCGTCAGTCGGGAGTCGACCGGCGACCTACCCCGACTCGAGTAG
- a CDS encoding cupin domain-containing protein, producing MERIALEDLEPSEAADGVHLALMAGTESMNVQHFEIEPGARVDEHSHPHEQTGFIYEGELTFLTDGEEIVCGPGDSYGLPGDQPHAAENRGDEVVRGVDIFSPPRENPSWQE from the coding sequence ATGGAACGGATCGCACTCGAGGATCTCGAGCCCTCGGAAGCCGCCGACGGCGTCCACCTGGCCCTGATGGCGGGAACCGAATCGATGAACGTCCAGCACTTCGAGATCGAACCGGGCGCGCGGGTCGACGAGCACAGCCACCCCCACGAGCAGACCGGGTTCATCTACGAGGGGGAACTGACCTTCCTCACGGACGGCGAAGAAATCGTCTGCGGCCCCGGCGATTCGTACGGACTCCCGGGTGATCAGCCCCACGCGGCGGAGAACCGCGGCGACGAGGTTGTACGCGGCGTGGACATCTTCAGCCCGCCGCGGGAGAATCCGAGCTGGCAGGAGTAG
- a CDS encoding DUF5817 domain-containing protein: protein MYAVVGCSDCANLWLIEGRSATTQCPRCGSRRAYEKRKKFVETDDADHAREVRASMLANRQGHGDAFAKVDSFAELESQVEDGVVDDAEYLEASGLDVEKVDAAAERDPRQPTRSGSKREIVEAALADLERPTEAEVVEYAGERGVDAGYAEAALEKLVRSGEVSESGGRYRRL, encoded by the coding sequence ATGTACGCAGTCGTCGGCTGCTCTGACTGTGCGAACCTCTGGCTCATCGAGGGGCGCTCCGCGACCACCCAGTGTCCCCGCTGTGGCTCGCGTAGGGCCTATGAGAAGCGAAAGAAGTTCGTCGAGACCGACGACGCCGACCACGCCCGCGAGGTCCGCGCCTCGATGCTCGCCAACCGCCAGGGCCACGGCGATGCGTTCGCGAAGGTGGACTCGTTCGCCGAGCTCGAGTCGCAGGTCGAAGACGGCGTCGTCGACGACGCGGAGTACCTCGAGGCGTCGGGCCTCGACGTCGAGAAAGTCGACGCCGCCGCCGAGCGCGACCCCCGCCAGCCGACCCGGAGCGGGAGCAAGCGGGAGATCGTCGAGGCGGCGCTCGCGGACCTCGAGCGACCCACCGAGGCCGAGGTCGTCGAGTACGCCGGCGAGCGGGGCGTCGACGCGGGCTACGCCGAGGCGGCGCTCGAAAAGCTCGTTCGAAGCGGCGAGGTCAGCGAGAGCGGCGGGCGGTACCGGCGACTGTGA
- a CDS encoding hydroxymethylglutaryl-CoA reductase — MTDADALVDRVRDGELRLHELEEHADHDTAATARRRLLEDETDAGLETVGDYAFDAVEAESAIENMIGAAQVPMGVVGPVVVNDGGRGDDGADGDDANAGGAASGEYYLPLATTEGALLASVNRGLSVIRSAGGADARVTKSGMTRAPVFRVQGVAEAAETVEWVESNLESLREAAEETTSHGELLGVEPYVVGDSVYLRFAYDTKDAMGMNMATIATGKACEVVESETPADLVALSGNLCSDKKPAAINAVEGRGRSVTADVMIPGEIVEERLHTTAAAIAEANTRKNLIGSAKAGSLGFNAHAANVVGAAFLATGQDEAQVVEGANAITTMDVRPRDGAGDDEGGAESGSGDLYASVSLASLEVGTVGGGTKLPTQSEALEVLGLRGGGDPAGSNADALAEVIAVGALAGELSLLAALASRHLASAHEDLGR, encoded by the coding sequence ATGACTGACGCCGACGCCCTCGTCGACCGGGTACGAGACGGCGAGTTACGCCTGCACGAACTCGAGGAGCACGCCGACCACGACACGGCCGCGACGGCCCGCCGCCGGCTGCTCGAGGACGAGACCGACGCCGGCCTCGAGACCGTCGGCGACTACGCCTTCGACGCCGTCGAAGCCGAGTCGGCCATCGAGAACATGATCGGCGCCGCTCAGGTGCCGATGGGCGTCGTCGGGCCGGTCGTCGTCAACGACGGCGGACGCGGGGATGACGGCGCGGACGGCGACGACGCGAACGCTGGCGGGGCCGCCAGCGGCGAGTACTACCTTCCGCTTGCGACCACCGAGGGTGCCCTGCTCGCCTCCGTCAACCGTGGGCTGTCGGTGATCCGCTCGGCCGGCGGGGCCGACGCCAGGGTCACGAAGTCGGGGATGACCCGCGCCCCCGTCTTCCGCGTTCAGGGGGTTGCCGAAGCGGCGGAGACCGTCGAGTGGGTCGAGTCGAACCTCGAGAGCCTGCGCGAGGCCGCAGAGGAAACGACGAGCCACGGCGAACTGCTGGGCGTCGAGCCCTACGTCGTCGGCGATTCGGTCTACCTCCGGTTCGCCTACGACACCAAGGACGCGATGGGGATGAACATGGCCACCATCGCCACCGGGAAAGCCTGCGAGGTCGTCGAGAGCGAGACGCCCGCGGACCTGGTCGCCCTCTCGGGGAACCTCTGTTCGGACAAGAAACCCGCCGCGATCAACGCCGTCGAGGGTCGCGGCCGGTCGGTGACCGCGGACGTCATGATCCCCGGCGAGATCGTCGAGGAGCGCCTCCACACGACCGCGGCGGCGATCGCCGAGGCCAACACGCGAAAGAACCTAATCGGCAGCGCCAAGGCGGGGAGCCTGGGATTCAACGCCCACGCCGCGAACGTCGTCGGCGCGGCCTTCCTCGCGACCGGCCAGGACGAGGCCCAGGTCGTCGAGGGGGCCAACGCGATCACGACGATGGACGTCCGCCCGCGCGACGGGGCGGGCGACGACGAGGGCGGGGCCGAATCGGGCTCCGGCGACCTCTACGCGAGCGTCTCGCTGGCCTCACTCGAGGTCGGCACCGTCGGCGGCGGCACCAAACTGCCGACCCAGTCCGAGGCGCTCGAGGTGCTCGGCCTTCGCGGCGGCGGCGACCCCGCGGGGAGCAACGCCGACGCGCTGGCGGAAGTGATCGCCGTCGGCGCGCTCGCCGGCGAACTCTCGCTTCTGGCCGCACTGGCCTCGAGACACCTCGCGAGCGCCCACGAGGACCTCGGCCGGTAG
- a CDS encoding amidohydrolase has translation MTEAADRLLVNAEVHTLADPDDTAEAVAVRDGEIVRVDRDYEIEFLEGVETDVIDCEGRVVLPGFIDAHTHMENLGQYLVHADLSSVDGPEGAVDALREQAESDREWLLGFGYDESEWDENRYLTREDLDRVSEDRPVVAMRVDMHTASLNSVALERLLEAMPDHDVETAGGEPTGVVVEEATEAVWNAVEPDYAETRELVTAAIDHATSLGVTGVHDKVRESHAPRVYRDLEAEGDLDIRVRLDYWADHLESVLDVGLATDAGSEFVRTGAIKSFTDGSFGGRTAKLFEAYADAPQAADGGDNGGDDGRGQWVVDPDELAEIAGTATAADLQLTVHAIGDEAIEETVAVFEETPNLESARHRVEHAELATDEGIERMAEGGIVASVQPNFHQWAQEGGLYDQRLGTERSARTNRLRTLLEAGVPLAFGSDCMPLDPLLGIHYAVTAPTEAQRLSVTEALRAYTHGAAYAGFDEDRLGTVEVGKKADLVVLEESPWEADRIDEIDVALTLVDGEVVYDGR, from the coding sequence ATGACCGAAGCCGCCGACCGCCTGCTCGTAAACGCGGAGGTCCACACGCTCGCCGATCCGGACGATACCGCCGAAGCCGTCGCCGTCCGCGACGGCGAGATCGTCCGCGTCGACCGCGACTACGAGATCGAGTTCCTCGAGGGCGTCGAGACCGACGTCATCGACTGTGAGGGACGGGTCGTCCTGCCGGGCTTTATCGACGCCCACACGCACATGGAGAACCTGGGGCAGTACCTCGTCCACGCGGACCTCTCGAGCGTCGACGGGCCCGAGGGGGCCGTCGACGCTCTCCGCGAACAAGCCGAAAGCGATCGCGAGTGGCTCCTCGGGTTCGGCTACGACGAGAGCGAGTGGGACGAAAATCGGTATCTGACCCGCGAAGATCTCGACCGTGTGAGCGAGGACCGGCCCGTGGTCGCCATGCGCGTCGACATGCACACCGCCTCGCTGAACTCGGTCGCACTCGAGCGCCTGCTCGAGGCGATGCCGGATCACGACGTCGAAACGGCGGGCGGCGAGCCGACTGGCGTGGTCGTCGAGGAGGCGACCGAGGCGGTCTGGAACGCCGTCGAACCCGACTACGCGGAAACCCGCGAACTCGTCACCGCGGCGATCGACCACGCGACGAGTCTGGGGGTGACGGGCGTCCACGACAAGGTCCGCGAGTCCCACGCCCCGCGGGTGTACCGCGACCTCGAGGCCGAGGGCGACCTCGATATTCGAGTGCGGCTGGATTACTGGGCGGACCACCTCGAGAGCGTCCTCGACGTCGGTCTCGCGACCGATGCCGGCAGCGAGTTCGTCCGAACGGGGGCGATCAAGTCCTTCACCGACGGGAGCTTCGGCGGCCGGACGGCGAAGCTGTTCGAGGCGTACGCGGACGCCCCGCAGGCCGCGGACGGCGGAGACAACGGAGGCGACGACGGCCGCGGTCAGTGGGTCGTCGACCCCGACGAACTCGCCGAGATCGCGGGGACGGCGACCGCGGCGGACTTGCAGCTCACGGTCCACGCCATCGGCGACGAAGCGATCGAGGAGACGGTCGCCGTCTTCGAGGAGACGCCGAACCTCGAGTCCGCGCGCCACCGGGTCGAACACGCCGAACTCGCGACCGACGAGGGGATCGAGCGGATGGCCGAGGGCGGGATCGTCGCCTCAGTGCAGCCGAACTTCCACCAGTGGGCCCAGGAGGGGGGCCTCTACGACCAGCGCCTCGGAACCGAGCGCAGCGCGCGGACGAACCGGCTGCGGACGCTGCTCGAGGCGGGCGTCCCGCTCGCGTTCGGCTCGGACTGCATGCCGCTGGACCCGCTGCTCGGGATTCACTACGCCGTCACCGCGCCAACCGAGGCCCAGCGGCTCTCGGTGACGGAGGCGCTCCGGGCCTACACGCACGGGGCGGCCTACGCCGGCTTCGACGAGGATCGGCTGGGCACCGTCGAAGTGGGGAAGAAGGCGGATCTGGTGGTGCTCGAGGAGTCGCCCTGGGAGGCGGATCGAATCGACGAGATCGACGTCGCGCTGACGCTGGTCGACGGTGAAGTCGTCTACGACGGCCGATAG
- a CDS encoding winged helix-turn-helix transcriptional regulator produces the protein MDSTGCGCGCDEPEITYYEPLIGTLELLANKYALETISVIDSHGPMRFATLEAHLPEASSSTLSNRLHELVDEGLATRTQYDEVPQRVEYELTDRGHELQAVLEPLLEWASTHEIPAQLHES, from the coding sequence ATGGACTCTACTGGATGCGGGTGTGGCTGTGACGAGCCGGAAATCACCTACTACGAGCCGCTCATCGGCACGCTCGAACTCCTCGCGAACAAGTACGCGCTCGAAACGATCAGCGTCATCGACTCTCACGGCCCGATGCGGTTTGCGACCCTCGAGGCCCACCTCCCCGAGGCGAGCAGTTCGACGCTCTCGAACAGACTACACGAACTCGTCGACGAGGGGCTGGCGACGAGAACGCAGTACGACGAGGTGCCCCAGCGCGTCGAGTACGAACTCACCGACCGCGGGCACGAACTCCAGGCTGTATTGGAACCGCTGCTCGAGTGGGCGTCGACCCACGAGATTCCCGCACAGCTCCACGAGAGTTGA